A section of the Cumulibacter manganitolerans genome encodes:
- a CDS encoding DUF1684 domain-containing protein gives MTTTKQFTEEWARWHEEHERNRAHEHGFLAITGLYWLSTDPTTLPDAPGSWTTGDDGPVVELADREWLTVEGRRVSGRHEFGPIPERGGINAEFDGGVIEVARRGGRDLLRPRRGDNPFLKAYRGNPTFAPDPAWRLPARYLPWETPRAVTVGAAVDDLQHVYDSPGQVEFEVGGATLRLTTFPGHEPGSLFALFTDQTSGITTYAANRSVAIPAPDSEGRTVVDFNRAVNLPCAHTDFATCPLPPAQNRLPVAVEAGERHPTSRLTGTVTDTAILLPATR, from the coding sequence ATGACGACGACGAAGCAGTTCACCGAGGAATGGGCCCGGTGGCACGAGGAGCACGAGCGCAACCGGGCGCACGAGCACGGCTTCCTGGCGATCACCGGGCTGTACTGGCTCAGCACCGACCCGACCACGCTGCCCGATGCGCCCGGGTCTTGGACCACCGGCGACGACGGACCGGTCGTCGAGCTCGCCGACCGGGAGTGGCTGACCGTCGAGGGACGGCGCGTGTCCGGCCGTCACGAGTTCGGGCCGATTCCCGAGCGCGGCGGCATCAACGCCGAGTTCGACGGCGGAGTCATCGAGGTCGCCCGGCGCGGCGGCCGCGATCTGCTGCGTCCGCGGCGCGGCGACAACCCGTTCCTGAAGGCCTACCGGGGGAACCCGACGTTCGCGCCGGATCCGGCCTGGCGGCTGCCGGCGCGATATCTGCCGTGGGAGACGCCGCGGGCCGTCACCGTAGGCGCCGCCGTCGACGACCTGCAGCACGTCTACGACTCCCCCGGGCAGGTGGAGTTCGAGGTGGGCGGCGCGACGCTGCGCCTTACGACGTTCCCCGGCCATGAGCCCGGTTCCCTGTTCGCGCTTTTCACCGACCAGACCAGCGGGATAACGACGTACGCCGCCAACCGGAGCGTCGCCATCCCGGCGCCGGACTCCGAGGGCCGGACCGTCGTCGACTTCAACCGCGCCGTGAACCTGCCGTGCGCGCACACCGACTTCGCGACGTGCCCCCTGCCGCCGGCGCAGAACCGACTGCCGGTCGCGGTGGAGGCCGGCGAGCGCCACCCGACGTCCCGGCTGACAGGCACGGTCACCGACACCGCGATTCTGTTACCGGCGACCCGCTAA
- a CDS encoding MsnO8 family LLM class oxidoreductase yields MPTTPLSVLDLAPVSDGAEPAQALRNTIDLARHAERLGYHRYWVAEHHFTPGVASSSPAVLTALIASATSRIRVGSGAVLAGNTTAAAVLEQFATIDAVHPGRIDLGLGRTGQRRAEALATVAAGAPPKPARQERVVDGLLLPAPFDVTRQLTSSRARTADRLLRQDGAQSPPFAEQVADIEAFIAGSYRTEDGEPVELVPGRGATLELWLLGSSGGESAQLAGARGLPFAANYHVAPSAVLEAVQAYRDAFVPSSRLDRPYVVVSADVVVAESDERARELASPYAAWVRSIRNGTGAIPYPSPQQAAAQAWSDEDRALVDDRVRTQFVGSPQRVAEQLRTLQAATGADELLVTSVTHDHRDRVRSHELLATAWAA; encoded by the coding sequence ATGCCCACCACCCCGCTGTCCGTCCTCGACCTCGCCCCGGTCTCCGACGGAGCCGAACCGGCGCAGGCGCTGCGCAACACGATCGACCTCGCCCGGCATGCCGAACGCCTCGGCTACCACCGGTACTGGGTTGCCGAGCACCACTTCACCCCGGGCGTCGCGAGCTCGTCACCGGCCGTCCTGACCGCGCTCATCGCCTCCGCCACGAGCCGGATCCGAGTGGGATCGGGAGCGGTGCTCGCCGGCAACACGACCGCTGCGGCCGTGCTCGAGCAGTTCGCGACCATCGACGCCGTCCACCCCGGTCGCATCGACCTCGGGCTGGGCCGCACGGGCCAGCGCCGCGCGGAGGCGCTGGCCACGGTCGCGGCCGGTGCGCCCCCGAAGCCGGCGCGCCAGGAACGGGTCGTCGACGGGCTGCTGCTGCCGGCGCCGTTCGACGTGACCCGCCAGCTGACTTCCTCGCGAGCCCGCACCGCCGACCGGCTGCTTCGCCAGGACGGCGCCCAGTCGCCGCCGTTCGCCGAGCAGGTCGCCGACATCGAGGCGTTCATCGCGGGCAGCTACCGCACGGAGGACGGCGAGCCGGTGGAGCTGGTGCCCGGCCGAGGCGCCACGCTGGAGCTGTGGCTGCTCGGCAGCAGCGGCGGCGAGAGCGCGCAGCTGGCCGGCGCCCGGGGGCTGCCGTTCGCGGCGAACTACCACGTCGCCCCGTCGGCGGTCCTGGAGGCGGTGCAGGCGTACCGCGACGCGTTCGTGCCGTCGTCGCGGCTCGACCGGCCGTACGTCGTGGTATCTGCGGACGTGGTCGTCGCCGAGTCGGACGAGCGGGCCCGTGAGCTCGCCTCGCCGTACGCCGCGTGGGTGCGCAGCATCCGCAACGGCACCGGCGCAATCCCCTACCCGTCGCCGCAGCAGGCCGCCGCTCAGGCGTGGTCGGACGAGGATCGCGCGCTGGTCGACGACCGGGTGCGCACGCAGTTCGTCGGAAGCCCGCAGCGCGTGGCCGAGCAGCTACGCACCCTTCAGGCCGCCACCGGTGCCGACGAGCTGCTCGTCACCTCGGTCACCCACGACCACCGTGACCGCGTGCGATCGCACGAGCTGCTCGCCACCGCTTGGGCGGCATGA
- a CDS encoding cupin domain-containing protein, translating into MESIRLAALAEELLAEAREHSSGRTARTVHGGHEHSLRQTVIAIAGGRALGEHESPGEASLQVLDGRVRLIAGEQHWEGVAGDYLIIPPARHDLEALSDTVVLLTVVVDR; encoded by the coding sequence ATGGAATCGATCAGACTGGCCGCGCTCGCCGAAGAGCTCCTCGCCGAGGCGCGCGAGCACTCGAGCGGGCGGACCGCCCGCACCGTCCACGGCGGCCACGAGCACTCGCTGCGGCAGACGGTGATCGCCATCGCCGGCGGCCGCGCGCTCGGCGAGCACGAGAGCCCGGGAGAGGCCAGCCTGCAGGTCCTCGACGGCCGCGTACGGCTCATCGCGGGCGAGCAGCACTGGGAGGGCGTGGCCGGCGACTACCTCATCATCCCGCCGGCCCGCCACGACCTCGAGGCGCTGTCCGACACCGTCGTCCTGCTCACCGTCGTCGTCGACCGCTAG
- a CDS encoding ERCC4 domain-containing protein: protein MTEPLLIVRNPDAASSLPYLVRIPIGDGIVLRTRETWPRTSKVYCHRHDGPWPDDAEIVESVPLRECSRRGAAIDIVADRRREARSQFVLTRARGREMIFWQTARVAKAARPNVALPKARAGGLDSLEIVVDTRERYAWKFAQQQATVTKRALPVGDYATFVDDDLVAVVERKSLDDLVGSLTSGRLAYRLADLTGIDRAAVVVEDRYSAVFKLEHVRPAVVAEMLAECQVRWPSVPILFLENRSLAQEWSYRFLGSAVRERLVGEEAHRILPDSE from the coding sequence GTGACCGAGCCGCTCCTGATCGTCCGCAACCCCGACGCGGCCTCCAGCCTGCCGTACCTCGTTCGGATCCCGATCGGTGACGGCATAGTGCTGCGTACCCGCGAGACGTGGCCGCGCACGTCGAAGGTGTACTGCCACCGGCACGACGGGCCGTGGCCGGACGACGCGGAGATCGTCGAATCCGTGCCGCTTCGAGAGTGCTCGCGTCGCGGGGCGGCGATCGACATCGTCGCCGACCGCCGACGCGAGGCGCGATCACAGTTTGTGCTGACGCGCGCGCGGGGCCGCGAGATGATCTTCTGGCAGACCGCGCGCGTCGCCAAGGCGGCCCGCCCCAACGTCGCTCTCCCCAAGGCCCGCGCGGGCGGTCTCGACTCGTTGGAGATCGTCGTCGACACCCGCGAGCGCTACGCATGGAAGTTCGCGCAACAGCAGGCGACCGTCACGAAGAGGGCGCTGCCGGTCGGGGACTACGCGACGTTCGTCGACGACGACTTGGTGGCGGTGGTCGAGCGCAAATCGCTCGACGACCTCGTCGGATCGCTGACGTCCGGCCGTCTCGCGTACCGGTTGGCGGACCTGACCGGCATCGACCGGGCAGCGGTGGTGGTCGAGGACCGGTACTCGGCCGTGTTCAAGCTCGAGCATGTGCGGCCGGCCGTGGTCGCAGAGATGCTCGCCGAGTGCCAGGTGCGCTGGCCGTCGGTCCCGATCCTGTTCCTGGAGAACCGGTCGCTCGCGCAGGAGTGGTCGTACCGGTTCCTCGGCTCCGCCGTCCGCGAGCGGCTGGTCGGCGAGGAGGCGCATCGGATACTGCCCGACTCCGAGTGA